A section of the Rhodobacter sp. genome encodes:
- a CDS encoding lysophospholipid acyltransferase family protein, with product MPTPAPDRPTLRHRLEDAATAAIIGTVRLLPYRRRLAAMSWFFRRILGPLALNRRVRENLALVFPDLPETEVAAICTGVADNFGRSFIELHSGPEFARFAATLPIGGPGLAALDQAHAQGQPVVLVSAHFGNYDAWRAGLAARGFRVGGLYMPMTNPLANRRYVDTIESIAAPLFPRGSEGMTDMLRFLRSGGMLGLLGDHYMARGDLLPFLGKPAWTATSAAKMALKYKALLVPLYATRNADGITFTIDVEAPIPHTDALTMTQALNDSTSARVRAHPGQWFWLHRRWKNTEAG from the coding sequence ATGCCCACCCCAGCCCCAGACCGCCCAACCCTGCGCCACCGCCTGGAAGACGCGGCGACGGCGGCGATCATCGGCACGGTGCGCTTGCTTCCCTATCGCCGGCGCCTTGCGGCGATGAGCTGGTTCTTCCGCCGCATCCTGGGCCCTTTGGCGCTGAACCGGCGCGTCCGCGAAAACCTGGCGCTGGTCTTTCCCGACCTCCCCGAGACCGAGGTCGCGGCGATCTGCACCGGCGTTGCCGACAATTTCGGCCGCAGCTTCATCGAACTGCATTCCGGGCCCGAATTCGCCCGCTTTGCCGCCACGCTGCCGATCGGCGGGCCGGGGCTGGCCGCGCTGGATCAGGCCCATGCCCAGGGGCAACCCGTGGTGCTGGTCTCGGCGCATTTCGGCAATTACGATGCCTGGCGCGCGGGTCTGGCGGCGCGGGGGTTCCGGGTCGGCGGGCTCTACATGCCGATGACCAATCCGCTGGCGAACCGCCGCTATGTGGACACGATCGAAAGCATCGCCGCGCCGCTGTTCCCGCGCGGGTCCGAAGGCATGACCGACATGCTGCGCTTCCTCAGGTCCGGGGGCATGCTGGGATTGCTGGGCGATCATTACATGGCGCGCGGAGACCTGCTGCCGTTTCTGGGCAAACCCGCCTGGACCGCGACCTCGGCCGCGAAAATGGCCTTGAAATACAAGGCCCTTCTCGTGCCCCTCTATGCCACGCGCAACGCCGACGGCATCACCTTCACCATCGATGTCGAGGCCCCGATCCCGCACACCGACGCGCTGACGATGACCCAGGCGCTGAATGACAGCACCTCGGCCCGCGTGCGCGCCCACCCCGGGCAATGGTTCTGGCTGCATCGACGCTGGAAGAACACCGAAGCAGGGTGA
- a CDS encoding acyl carrier protein codes for MSDIADRVKKIVVEHLGVEEDKITENASFIDDLGADSLDTVELVMAFEEEFGIEIPDDAAENIQTFGDAVKFISEAV; via the coding sequence ATGAGCGACATCGCTGATCGCGTGAAGAAGATTGTGGTCGAGCATCTCGGCGTCGAAGAAGACAAGATCACCGAGAACGCCTCGTTCATCGACGATCTGGGTGCCGATTCGCTCGACACCGTCGAACTGGTGATGGCCTTCGAGGAAGAGTTCGGCATCGAAATCCCCGATGACGCCGCCGAGAACATCCAGACCTTCGGCGACGCGGTGAAGTTCATCAGCGAAGCGGTGTGA
- the mltG gene encoding endolytic transglycosylase MltG, with amino-acid sequence MWKHIAANALTLLIVAFVLLGGLVAMGQHAFTAPGPLSQAICLRVDQGANLRSVARSLDTQGAISSPMLFRVGAQYDGRDSRLRFGSYLVPAGASMQEILDIVTRGGASTCGTEVVLRIGITQSEYQVRELDPATNRFQETLDLPLDTAEFPAEYQRVAQAPDTRFRIAIAEGTTSWQIWTALNGAEFLTGDLPEVPAEGTLAPDSYEVRRGGDRAALVAEMESRQSAILAQAWANRVEGLPLATPQEALTLASIVEKETGVAEERRVVASVFINRLRAPMRLQTDPTVIYGITHGQGALGRGLRRSELNARTPYNTYQIDGLPPTPIANPGRAAIEAVLNPEATDYLYFVADGTGGHVFSSTLAEHNANVARWRQIEAGQDN; translated from the coding sequence ATGTGGAAGCACATCGCCGCCAATGCGCTGACGCTGCTGATCGTGGCGTTCGTCCTGCTGGGTGGGTTGGTGGCGATGGGGCAGCACGCCTTCACGGCGCCGGGGCCGCTGTCTCAGGCGATCTGCCTGCGGGTCGATCAGGGCGCCAATCTGCGCAGCGTGGCGCGGTCGCTGGATACCCAAGGCGCGATTTCCAGTCCGATGCTGTTCCGGGTCGGTGCGCAATATGACGGGCGCGACAGCCGTCTGCGGTTCGGCTCGTATCTGGTGCCGGCCGGGGCCTCGATGCAGGAGATCCTGGATATCGTGACGCGCGGGGGGGCCTCGACCTGCGGCACCGAGGTGGTGCTCAGGATCGGCATCACGCAAAGCGAATACCAGGTGCGCGAACTGGATCCGGCCACCAATCGTTTCCAGGAAACGCTGGACCTGCCGCTGGACACCGCCGAATTCCCGGCCGAATACCAGCGCGTGGCGCAGGCCCCCGACACGCGCTTTCGGATTGCCATCGCCGAGGGCACGACAAGCTGGCAGATCTGGACCGCGCTCAACGGCGCCGAATTCCTGACCGGCGACCTGCCCGAGGTTCCGGCCGAGGGGACACTGGCCCCCGACAGCTACGAGGTGCGCCGCGGGGGCGACCGCGCCGCCCTGGTTGCCGAGATGGAGTCGCGCCAGTCCGCGATCCTGGCCCAGGCCTGGGCCAACCGGGTCGAGGGCCTGCCGCTGGCGACGCCGCAAGAGGCCCTGACGCTGGCCTCGATCGTGGAAAAGGAAACCGGCGTGGCCGAAGAGCGGCGCGTGGTGGCCAGCGTGTTCATCAACCGTCTGCGCGCGCCGATGCGGTTGCAGACCGACCCGACGGTGATCTATGGCATCACCCACGGGCAGGGTGCGCTTGGCCGGGGTCTGCGGCGGTCGGAACTGAATGCCCGCACGCCCTACAACACCTATCAGATCGATGGCCTGCCACCGACGCCGATCGCCAACCCCGGCCGCGCCGCGATCGAGGCGGTGCTGAACCCCGAGGCCACGGACTATCTGTATTTCGTGGCGGATGGCACGGGCGGGCATGTGTTTTCCAGCACGTTGGCCGAACACAACGCCAACGTGGCCCGCTGGCGCCAGATCGAGGCGGGGCAGGACAACTAG
- a CDS encoding DUF1223 domain-containing protein yields the protein MALIARSRAEGKLRNGAQAASGWLVALLLVLVPPGPVRAQSAPAPAPVAEPADAGSGAGSGAAVVDHPVLLELYTAQGCASCPPADDMMVDLAQRDDVVALALHVDYWDYIGWADTFADRAFTERQQRYARRFGHSTIYTPQVVINGTQVLEGFRVDEVLDTILSQHARPPEVTLSLTRTDAGALEISAVPAADAAPQVVMASRRSAVAGVQLNSVVGTLSMGAPAETENRSQPQADTAAVPPPVPSAGGPYTVQLVRYRPEATVDILDGENAGRVADYANIVTSWQVIAGWDLRAPLYLTVPLDGDDPVVVLVQEAGQGEVLAAARLR from the coding sequence ATGGCGCTGATCGCGAGATCGCGGGCTGAGGGAAAGCTGCGCAACGGTGCGCAGGCCGCGTCCGGGTGGTTGGTCGCGCTGCTGCTGGTGTTGGTGCCGCCCGGCCCGGTGCGGGCCCAGTCGGCGCCGGCGCCCGCGCCGGTCGCGGAACCGGCTGACGCCGGGTCTGGTGCCGGGTCTGGTGCGGCGGTCGTCGATCATCCCGTCCTGCTGGAGCTTTACACCGCGCAGGGCTGTGCCTCGTGCCCGCCTGCCGACGACATGATGGTGGATCTGGCGCAGCGCGACGACGTCGTCGCCCTGGCGCTGCATGTGGATTACTGGGACTATATCGGCTGGGCCGACACGTTTGCCGACCGCGCCTTTACCGAACGCCAGCAACGCTATGCGCGCCGCTTCGGTCATTCCACGATTTACACCCCGCAGGTGGTCATCAATGGCACCCAGGTGCTCGAAGGTTTCCGCGTGGACGAGGTTCTGGACACGATCCTGAGCCAGCACGCCCGCCCGCCAGAGGTCACGCTGTCGCTGACCCGCACCGATGCCGGCGCGCTGGAGATCAGTGCGGTTCCCGCCGCCGATGCCGCGCCGCAGGTGGTGATGGCGTCGCGCCGCTCGGCGGTGGCGGGTGTGCAACTGAATTCGGTCGTGGGCACGTTGAGCATGGGCGCCCCGGCCGAGACCGAAAATCGCAGCCAGCCGCAGGCCGACACCGCGGCGGTGCCGCCGCCCGTGCCCAGCGCCGGTGGTCCCTATACGGTGCAACTGGTCCGCTACCGCCCCGAGGCGACGGTCGATATCCTGGATGGCGAGAACGCCGGCCGGGTGGCCGATTACGCCAATATCGTCACCAGCTGGCAGGTGATCGCCGGTTGGGACCTGCGCGCTCCGCTCTATCTGACGGTGCCGCTCGATGGGGACGATCCGGTCGTGGTGCTGGTGCAGGAGGCCGGGCAGGGCGAGGTTCTGGCCGCGGCGCGGTTGCGCTGA
- the fabG gene encoding 3-oxoacyl-[acyl-carrier-protein] reductase, with translation MFDLSGKRALVTGASGGIGAAIARALHGAGAAVGLSGTREAPLKALADELGDRAHVLPCNLSDPAAVEALPKQAIDAMGGIDILVNNAGITRDQIFMRMSDDDWASVIDVNLTATMRLCRAVVRPMMKGRWGRIINISSVVGATGNAGQVNYAASKAGMIGLTKSIAAEIASRGITANAVAPGFIATPMTDKLTDDQKDRINGQIPAGRMGTPEEIAAAVLYLASPEAGYVTGATLHVNGGMAMM, from the coding sequence ATGTTCGACCTCAGCGGCAAACGCGCCCTCGTCACAGGCGCTTCGGGCGGCATCGGGGCCGCCATCGCCCGCGCGCTGCATGGCGCGGGGGCCGCGGTGGGCCTGTCGGGCACGCGCGAGGCGCCGCTCAAGGCGCTGGCCGACGAGCTGGGGGACCGGGCCCATGTCCTGCCCTGCAACCTGTCCGACCCGGCCGCGGTCGAGGCCCTGCCCAAACAGGCGATCGACGCGATGGGCGGGATCGACATCCTGGTCAACAACGCCGGCATCACGCGCGACCAGATCTTCATGCGCATGTCCGACGACGACTGGGCCTCGGTGATCGACGTGAACCTCACCGCGACCATGCGCCTGTGCCGCGCGGTGGTGCGGCCGATGATGAAGGGGCGCTGGGGCCGGATCATCAATATCTCGTCCGTCGTCGGCGCAACCGGCAACGCGGGGCAAGTGAACTATGCCGCGTCAAAGGCCGGCATGATCGGCCTGACCAAATCCATCGCGGCCGAAATCGCCTCACGCGGGATCACCGCCAACGCCGTGGCGCCGGGGTTCATCGCGACGCCGATGACCGACAAGCTGACCGACGACCAAAAGGACCGGATCAACGGCCAGATCCCGGCCGGCCGCATGGGCACGCCCGAAGAGATCGCGGCCGCCGTGCTCTATCTCGCCTCGCCCGAGGCGGGCTACGTCACCGGCGCGACGCTGCACGTCAACGGCGGCATGGCGATGATGTGA
- the fabF gene encoding beta-ketoacyl-ACP synthase II — protein sequence MRRVVVTGLGMVTPLACGVEETWKRLIAGQSGAGPITRFDASNLVTTYACEIPFGDGSDGTFNPDDWMEPKDRRKVDDFILYGLTAAAQAVKDAGWTPEDEESRLRTGVMIGSGIGGLTSIAETAVLIKERGPKRVSPFFIPGSLINLISGQVSIRYGFKGPNHAVVTACSTGAHAIGDAARLIMLGDADVMVAGGAEAPISEIGIAGFNACKALSTKRGAEPQKASRPYDADRDGFVMGEGAGIVVLEEYEHAKARGAKIYAEILGYGLSGDAYHITAPAEDGDGGFRSMSAALARAGLTPADVDYINAHGTSTMADTIELGAVERLMGDAASKATMSSTKSSIGHLLGAAGAVEAIFCVLAIRDQVAPPTINLDNPAVAPKLDLAANQARHRKIDVALSNSFGFGGTNASLVLGKVRD from the coding sequence ATGCGCCGAGTCGTGGTGACGGGTCTGGGAATGGTCACGCCGCTGGCTTGCGGGGTCGAGGAAACCTGGAAGCGGCTCATTGCCGGGCAGTCGGGCGCGGGTCCGATCACCCGTTTCGACGCGAGCAATCTGGTGACGACCTATGCCTGCGAAATTCCGTTCGGCGACGGCAGCGACGGGACCTTCAACCCCGACGACTGGATGGAGCCCAAGGACCGCCGCAAGGTGGACGATTTCATCCTTTACGGCCTGACCGCCGCCGCCCAGGCCGTCAAGGATGCCGGCTGGACGCCCGAGGACGAAGAAAGCCGGCTGCGCACCGGGGTGATGATCGGTTCGGGGATCGGCGGGTTGACCTCGATCGCGGAAACGGCGGTCCTCATCAAGGAACGCGGCCCCAAGCGGGTCAGCCCGTTCTTCATTCCGGGCAGCCTGATCAACCTGATCTCGGGGCAGGTGAGCATCCGCTACGGGTTCAAGGGGCCAAACCATGCGGTCGTCACCGCCTGTTCGACCGGCGCCCATGCCATCGGTGACGCGGCGCGGCTCATCATGCTGGGCGACGCCGACGTGATGGTCGCGGGCGGGGCCGAGGCGCCGATCAGCGAGATCGGCATCGCCGGCTTCAACGCCTGCAAGGCGCTCTCGACCAAGCGCGGCGCGGAACCGCAAAAGGCCAGCCGCCCCTATGACGCCGACCGCGACGGGTTCGTGATGGGCGAGGGCGCGGGCATCGTCGTGCTGGAGGAATACGAGCACGCCAAGGCGCGCGGCGCCAAGATCTATGCCGAGATCCTGGGCTACGGCCTGTCGGGCGACGCCTATCACATCACCGCGCCCGCCGAGGATGGCGACGGCGGCTTCCGCAGCATGTCGGCGGCGCTGGCGCGTGCCGGGCTGACGCCGGCGGATGTCGATTACATCAATGCGCACGGCACCTCGACCATGGCCGACACGATCGAACTGGGCGCGGTCGAGCGCCTGATGGGCGATGCCGCGTCCAAGGCCACCATGTCTTCGACCAAGTCGAGCATCGGTCACCTGCTGGGCGCCGCCGGTGCCGTCGAGGCAATCTTCTGCGTGCTGGCGATCCGTGACCAGGTGGCGCCGCCGACGATCAACCTGGACAACCCGGCGGTCGCGCCGAAGCTGGACCTGGCCGCCAATCAGGCGCGCCATCGCAAGATCGACGTGGCGCTGTCGAATTCCTTTGGCTTTGGCGGCACGAACGCCAGTCTGGTGTTGGGCAAGGTCCGCGACTGA
- a CDS encoding lauroyl acyltransferase: protein MTLPADESPRPERPRDRVLLGLVAALMRLPYPLRVRLAGAIGRGIGRLSSMRRRVAEAVRHFLPDLSDAEVRRIATAVPGNLARMITEVISADDLAARVAGLPLVGPGAEALARARADKRPAILVSAHFGNYDAWRLALIAQGYPVGGYFKELGSPALNDRYLRAVQASGAPMFPDTGEGLRALVRFLRGGGMLGILMDLDRPQGVMLDFLGQPTRTVLSMAEMALKYDALLVPIWGIRTRGAPGFRVWIDAPVPPSDARGMTQALNDAFAAQVRAHPEQWVWWHNRRKATHPAAAPLDSDPTRG, encoded by the coding sequence ATGACCCTGCCCGCAGACGAGTCTCCGCGCCCAGAACGCCCCCGCGACCGCGTGTTGCTGGGGCTGGTCGCGGCCCTCATGCGCCTGCCCTATCCGTTGCGCGTGCGCCTGGCGGGCGCGATCGGCCGCGGGATCGGTCGGCTGTCGTCGATGCGCCGCCGCGTGGCCGAGGCCGTCCGCCACTTCCTGCCCGACCTTTCCGATGCCGAGGTGCGCCGCATCGCCACCGCCGTGCCCGGCAACCTCGCCCGCATGATCACCGAGGTGATCTCGGCCGACGATCTGGCCGCCCGCGTGGCGGGACTTCCGCTCGTGGGGCCCGGCGCCGAGGCCCTCGCCCGGGCCCGGGCCGACAAACGCCCGGCGATCCTGGTCTCGGCGCATTTCGGGAATTACGACGCCTGGCGCCTGGCGCTGATCGCCCAGGGCTACCCGGTCGGCGGCTACTTCAAGGAATTGGGCAGCCCGGCGCTGAACGACCGCTACCTGCGCGCGGTGCAGGCGTCCGGCGCGCCGATGTTCCCCGACACCGGCGAAGGGCTCAGGGCGCTGGTGCGGTTCCTCAGGGGCGGCGGGATGCTGGGCATCCTCATGGATCTGGACCGGCCCCAAGGGGTGATGCTGGACTTTCTCGGCCAGCCCACCCGCACCGTGCTGTCGATGGCCGAAATGGCGCTGAAATACGACGCGCTTCTGGTGCCGATCTGGGGCATCCGCACCCGGGGCGCGCCCGGATTCCGGGTCTGGATCGACGCCCCCGTGCCGCCCTCGGACGCGCGCGGCATGACCCAGGCGCTGAACGACGCCTTTGCCGCTCAGGTCCGCGCGCACCCTGAACAATGGGTCTGGTGGCACAACCGGCGGAAGGCCACGCACCCCGCCGCCGCGCCGCTGGACAGCGATCCAACGCGGGGCTAG
- a CDS encoding DNA-packaging protein has product MSPQPAPRSDAEWIACAPRSVREKFLKSLSRNALLGLPWLFDFWALPHQRAPQGDWRSWLCMGGRGAGKTRAGAEWVRAQVEGARPGDPGRARRVALLGETYDQVREVMILGDSGLMACCPPDRRPRWEPTRRRLVWPNGAEAQAFSAQEFEALRGPQFDAAWADELGKWKKPQEAWDMLQFALRLGDDPRCVVTTTPRNQGLLKDLLARDTTVVTQAPTHANKAWLAASFLAEVEARYGGTRLGRQELEGVLLDDAEGTLFPQALIDGCRVDQAPPFSRVVVGLDPAVTGNAGSDLCGIVVVGAVTEGPPSDWRAVVLEDASIRAASPSDWARAALAAMARHGAERLVAEVNQGGDLVAEVLRQVDPLVAVTAVHATRGKAARAEPVAALYEQGRVRHLRGLQPLEEQMAQMTAQGFKGPGSPDRLDALVWALHAVILEPAARWRQPRVRVL; this is encoded by the coding sequence ATCTCGCCGCAGCCCGCGCCGAGGTCCGACGCCGAATGGATCGCCTGCGCGCCGCGTTCGGTGCGGGAGAAATTTCTCAAGAGCCTGAGTAGGAACGCGTTGCTGGGTCTGCCCTGGCTGTTCGACTTCTGGGCCTTGCCGCATCAACGCGCGCCCCAGGGGGACTGGCGCAGCTGGCTGTGCATGGGCGGGCGCGGCGCGGGCAAGACGCGGGCGGGCGCGGAATGGGTGCGCGCCCAGGTCGAGGGGGCGCGCCCGGGCGATCCCGGCCGCGCCCGGCGCGTGGCGTTGCTGGGCGAGACCTACGACCAGGTGCGTGAGGTGATGATCCTGGGCGACAGCGGCCTGATGGCCTGCTGTCCGCCCGATCGCCGACCGCGCTGGGAGCCGACGCGCCGGCGGCTGGTCTGGCCCAACGGCGCCGAGGCGCAGGCCTTTTCCGCGCAGGAATTCGAGGCCCTGCGCGGCCCGCAGTTCGACGCCGCCTGGGCGGATGAACTGGGCAAGTGGAAAAAGCCGCAAGAGGCCTGGGACATGCTGCAATTCGCCCTGCGCCTGGGTGACGATCCGCGCTGCGTCGTGACCACGACGCCGCGCAACCAGGGCCTGCTGAAGGATCTGTTGGCACGCGACACCACGGTGGTGACGCAGGCCCCGACCCACGCGAACAAGGCTTGGCTCGCGGCCTCGTTCCTGGCCGAAGTCGAGGCGCGCTACGGCGGCACGCGGCTGGGCCGGCAAGAACTGGAGGGCGTGCTTCTGGACGATGCCGAGGGCACGCTGTTTCCGCAGGCCCTGATCGACGGGTGCCGGGTGGACCAGGCCCCGCCGTTCAGCCGCGTGGTGGTGGGGCTGGACCCGGCGGTCACGGGCAACGCGGGGTCCGATCTGTGCGGGATTGTCGTGGTGGGCGCGGTGACCGAGGGGCCGCCGTCGGACTGGCGCGCGGTGGTTCTGGAGGATGCCAGCATCCGCGCCGCCAGCCCCAGCGACTGGGCCCGCGCGGCGTTGGCTGCGATGGCGCGGCACGGGGCCGAACGGCTGGTGGCCGAGGTGAACCAGGGCGGCGATCTGGTGGCCGAGGTTCTCAGGCAGGTGGATCCGCTGGTCGCGGTCACCGCCGTGCACGCAACGCGCGGCAAGGCGGCGCGCGCGGAACCCGTGGCTGCGCTTTATGAGCAGGGGCGGGTGCGCCACTTGCGGGGCTTGCAGCCGCTTGAGGAACAGATGGCGCAGATGACCGCGCAGGGCTTCAAGGGCCCGGGCAGCCCCGATCGCCTGGACGCGCTGGTCTGGGCATTGCACGCGGTGATCCTGGAACCCGCGGCCCGATGGCGGCAGCCACGGGTTCGGGTGCTGTAA
- the acnA gene encoding aconitate hydratase AcnA: MTVIVGKDTAKTRKSLSVGGKTLAYYSIPAAQAAGLGDFSQLPASLKVVLENMLRFEDGGFTVSIDDIKAFAEWGANGGKNPREIAYRPARVLMQDFTGVPAVVDLAAMRDGIKALGGDAQKINPLVPVDLVIDHSVMIDEFGNPRAFQRNVDLEYERNMERYQFLKWGQGAFQNFRVVPPGTGICHQVNLEYLAQTVWTDKDQTGTEIAYPDTLVGTDSHTTMVNGAAVLGWGVGGIEAEAAMLGQPISMLIPEVVGFRLTGKMVEGTTGTDLVLKVVQMLRKHGVVGKFVEFYGEGLDHLPLAQRATIANMAPEYGATCGFFPIDDETLRYLRNTGRDEARVALVEAYAKENGFWRGADYAPIYTSTLDLDMGTIVPAISGPKRPQDYLPLTGAKAAFAREMTETFKRPLDKAVAVKGEDYAMTSGKVVIASITSCTNTSNPYVLIGAGLVARKARELGLNRKPWVKTSLAPGSQVVQEYLAAAGLQDDLDAIGFNIVGFGCTTCIGNSGPLQPEISAAIAEGDLVATAVLSGNRNFEGRISPDVRANYLASPPLVVAYALAGDMNIDLTTEPLGTGKDGQPVYLKDVWPTDKEIADLVDRVVTRAAFQSKYADVFKGDAKWQAVEVAGGETYDWPPTSTYIQNPPYFRGMSAEKGHIRPIEGARVLALLGDMITTDHISPAGSFKATTPAGKYLTERQVPVKDFNSYGSRRGNHEVMMRGTFANIRIKNEMLDGVEGGYTKGPDGQQTSIYDAAMDYIAQGTPLVVIGGIEYGAGSSRDWAAKGTNLLGVKAVIAESFERIHRSNLVGMGVIPFEFTGGDTRKSLGLTGDEVIAIEGLSDDIKPLSAVPCTITYKDGTVKTITLKCRIDTEIEVDYVKHGGVLHYVLRDLAKS, encoded by the coding sequence ATGACCGTGATCGTCGGAAAAGACACCGCCAAGACGCGCAAATCGCTGAGCGTCGGCGGCAAGACCCTCGCCTATTATTCGATCCCCGCCGCGCAGGCCGCGGGCCTGGGCGATTTCAGCCAGCTTCCGGCCTCGCTGAAGGTGGTGCTGGAAAACATGCTGCGCTTCGAGGATGGCGGTTTCACCGTCTCGATCGACGACATCAAGGCCTTTGCCGAATGGGGCGCGAACGGCGGCAAGAACCCGCGCGAAATCGCCTATCGCCCGGCCCGCGTGCTGATGCAGGACTTCACCGGCGTGCCCGCCGTGGTGGACCTGGCGGCGATGCGCGACGGCATCAAGGCGCTTGGCGGTGACGCACAGAAGATCAACCCCCTGGTGCCCGTCGATCTGGTCATCGACCATTCGGTCATGATCGACGAGTTCGGCAATCCCCGCGCATTCCAGAGGAATGTCGATCTGGAATATGAACGCAACATGGAACGCTATCAGTTCCTGAAATGGGGTCAGGGCGCGTTCCAGAACTTCCGCGTGGTGCCCCCGGGCACCGGCATCTGCCACCAGGTGAACCTGGAATACCTGGCCCAGACCGTCTGGACCGACAAGGACCAGACCGGCACGGAAATCGCCTATCCCGACACGCTGGTCGGCACCGACAGCCACACCACCATGGTCAACGGCGCGGCCGTCCTGGGCTGGGGTGTCGGCGGGATCGAGGCCGAGGCGGCGATGCTGGGGCAGCCGATCTCGATGCTGATCCCCGAGGTCGTCGGCTTCCGGCTGACCGGCAAGATGGTCGAAGGCACCACCGGCACCGACCTGGTGCTGAAAGTCGTGCAGATGCTGCGCAAGCACGGCGTGGTCGGCAAGTTCGTCGAATTCTACGGCGAGGGGCTGGATCATCTGCCGCTGGCTCAGCGCGCCACCATCGCCAACATGGCCCCCGAATACGGTGCGACCTGCGGCTTCTTCCCGATCGACGACGAAACCCTGCGCTACCTGCGCAACACCGGCCGCGACGAGGCCCGCGTGGCCCTGGTCGAAGCTTACGCCAAGGAAAACGGCTTCTGGCGCGGGGCGGATTATGCGCCGATCTACACCTCGACGCTGGACCTGGACATGGGCACCATCGTGCCGGCGATTTCGGGGCCCAAACGCCCGCAGGATTACCTGCCGCTGACCGGTGCCAAGGCGGCCTTTGCCAGGGAAATGACCGAGACCTTCAAGCGCCCGCTGGACAAGGCCGTCGCGGTCAAGGGCGAAGACTATGCGATGACCTCGGGCAAGGTGGTGATCGCCTCGATCACCTCGTGCACCAACACCTCGAACCCCTATGTGCTGATCGGCGCGGGGCTGGTGGCGCGCAAAGCCCGCGAACTGGGCCTGAACCGCAAGCCCTGGGTGAAGACCTCGCTCGCACCCGGATCGCAAGTCGTGCAGGAATACCTTGCGGCCGCCGGCCTGCAGGACGATCTCGATGCCATCGGCTTCAACATTGTCGGCTTCGGCTGCACCACCTGCATCGGCAACTCGGGACCGCTGCAACCGGAAATCTCGGCTGCGATCGCCGAGGGCGATCTGGTCGCCACCGCGGTGCTGTCGGGCAACCGCAACTTCGAGGGCCGCATCAGCCCCGACGTGCGCGCGAACTACCTGGCCTCGCCGCCGCTGGTCGTGGCCTATGCGCTGGCCGGTGACATGAACATCGACCTGACGACCGAACCCCTGGGCACCGGCAAGGACGGCCAGCCCGTCTATCTGAAAGACGTGTGGCCCACCGACAAGGAAATCGCCGATCTGGTGGACCGTGTCGTGACCCGGGCGGCCTTCCAGTCCAAATACGCCGATGTGTTCAAGGGCGACGCCAAATGGCAGGCGGTCGAAGTCGCCGGCGGGGAAACCTATGACTGGCCGCCGACCTCGACCTATATCCAGAATCCGCCCTATTTCCGGGGCATGAGCGCCGAGAAAGGCCATATCCGGCCGATCGAGGGCGCGCGCGTTCTGGCGCTGCTGGGCGACATGATCACCACCGACCACATCTCTCCCGCGGGCTCGTTCAAGGCGACGACGCCGGCCGGGAAATACCTGACCGAACGCCAGGTCCCAGTAAAGGACTTCAACAGCTACGGCTCGCGCCGCGGCAACCATGAAGTCATGATGCGCGGCACCTTCGCCAACATCCGCATCAAGAACGAGATGCTGGACGGAGTCGAGGGCGGCTATACCAAGGGCCCCGACGGTCAGCAGACCTCGATCTACGATGCGGCGATGGATTACATCGCGCAAGGCACCCCGCTGGTCGTGATCGGCGGCATTGAATACGGCGCGGGGTCATCGCGCGACTGGGCGGCCAAGGGCACCAACCTGTTGGGCGTCAAGGCGGTCATCGCCGAAAGCTTCGAGCGTATCCACCGCTCGAACCTGGTCGGCATGGGGGTCATCCCGTTCGAATTCACCGGCGGCGATACCCGCAAGTCGCTGGGCCTGACCGGCGACGAGGTGATCGCGATCGAGGGGCTGTCGGATGACATCAAGCCGCTGTCCGCGGTGCCCTGCACGATCACCTACAAGGACGGCACGGTGAAGACGATCACCCTGAAGTGCCGGATCGACACGGAAATCGAGGTCGATTAC